A window of the Paralichthys olivaceus isolate ysfri-2021 chromosome 5, ASM2471397v2, whole genome shotgun sequence genome harbors these coding sequences:
- the LOC109644865 gene encoding uncharacterized protein, which yields MNGAVYISFFQGQLESVLEQVVQLAVQEISKTVGSSLNALLLETAVKEQENHRLRVQLQSWENRGRANASCSDVGGSPVVGRNKAGRAAGDEATDSDRTKPEQPRRLHAPGGQGTEPGLPTDTRRLEQRGRVVDQLKSVMEQVLNFAVRELTKIVEASFDDLLLEITKMEREHQVLEERVDKSSDGGGGGEKGRGGRRRGSENDSVSPSGSEDAREELAEVPESKETAEKEDPERPPVISVSQDWFPILDKVFGQKWCSDVWQIKELAGAGRGGRGVSEGGVEQMEPPPAPSVTLEPSPSSPQQDPRWTPLEDMEVFSPDDDATDGQMSTRKGDDTATTGPSPGPPPSPTGKGGNFTDRPAAHFSGSSGRRSSASMLHRLLTLPSQLLEEDDEDTGANEALAALANNGADCRDDAEPPGQTCLSPLTTREEEEEEEEEEEDKGRKKKRRRVWSECDECGRRFSRMSLLKAHRQTHFTEITGADTSSPSSPPDSATSALRCSDCGKRFSSATRLHSHIRTQHPGNRA from the exons ATGAACGGGGCCGTGTACATTTCGTTTTTCCAGGGGCAGCTGGAGTCGGTGCTGGAGCAGGTCGTTCAGCTCGCGGTCCAGGAAATCAGCAAGACGGTGGGATCCAGCCTGAACGCGCTGCTGCTGGAGACGGCCGTGAAGGAGCAGGAGAACCACCGGCTCCGGGTCCAGCTGCAGTCCTGGGAGAACCGGGGCCGAGCCAACGCCAGCTGCTCGGACGTCGGAGGCTCCCCGGTGGTTGGACGGAACAAGGCTGGCAGGGCTGCGGGCGACGAGGCGACGGATAGCGACAGGACAAAGCCCGAGCAGCCGCGGCGGCTCCACGCCCCCGGAGGGCAGGGCACCGAGCCCGGGTTACCCACCGACACACGCCGCCTGGAGCAGAGGGGACGAGTCGTGG ACCAGCTGAAGTCCGTCATGGAGCAGGTCCTGAACTTCGCAGTTCGTGAGCTAACGAAGATTGTGGAGGCGTCGTTTGATGACCTCCTGCTGGAGATCACCAAGATGGAGCGAGAGCATCAGGTCCTGGAGGAGCGAGTGGACAAGAGTTCCGacggagggggagggggggagaaggggagaggagggaggaggcgaGGCTCGGAGAACGACTCGGTGTCACCCAGCGGCTCAGAGGACGCTCGGGAGGAGCTGGCCGAGGTCCCGGAGTCCAAAGAGACGGCAGAGAAGGAGG ACCCAGAGCGCCCCCCGGTGATCTCGGTCTCTCAGGACTGGTTTCCAATCCTGGACAAGGTCTTTGGTCAGAAGTGGTGCAGTGACGTCTGGCAGATTAAAGAGCTCGCTGGAGCAGGCCGAGGTGGGAGGGGTGTGAGTGAGGGTGGGGTGGAGCAGATGGAGCCTCCCCCCGCCCCCTCAGTGACCCTGGAGCCCTCCCCTTCATCCCCCCAGCAGGACCCCCGCTGGACTCCTTTGGAGGACATGGAGGTGTTTTCTCCCGACGACGATGCCACAGACGGTCAGATGAGCACCAGGAAAGGAGACGACACCGCCACCACTGGACCCTCCCCTGGACCCCCCCCCAGCCCTACAGGAAAGGGAGGAAACTTCACTGATAGACCTGCCGCCCACTTTTCAG ggtCATCTGGTCGTCGCTCTTCAGCGTCCATGCTTCACCGTCTTCTGACTCTACCGTCTCAGCTGCTggaagaggatgatgaggacACTGGTGCCAACGAAGCTCTGGCTGCTCTGGCCAATAACGGTGCCGACTGCCGAGATGATGCGGAACCACCGGGCCAGACCTGCCTGTCGCCCCTGACaaccagagaggaggaagaggaggaggaagaggaggaggaggacaaagggaggaag AAGAAGAGGCGGAGGGTTTGGTCCGAGTGCGACGAGTGTGGGCGGCGGTTCAGTCGCATGTCCCTCCTGAAGGCTCACCGTCAGACCCACTTTACTGAAATCACTGGTGCTGACACGTCGTCCCCCTCGTCTCCGCCCGACAGCGCCACATCAGCATTACGCTGCTCAGACTGCGGCAAGAGGTTCTCATCCGCCACCCGCCTCCACAGCCACATCCGGACCCAGCACCCCGGGAACCGGGCCTAA
- the LOC109646853 gene encoding gastrula zinc finger protein XlCGF57.1 isoform X1 has translation MTDLESECLSLGLPPDCSSPPPPLDPSLQTDCDPGAGDSAPTPSLALLSSDCPTPTLNSLAAEIAEPLVMLPCVKSEPEDGDLEPIRTVDLSEIQSLSTAELGQDQIKMEISGLDYIKSEHHGLHGNHQLGPFHHSDVTELDYKSHYEPSSVFDYISQVTDTLEYIKSDHHVDLQCYYTTELSSLKSEYPESNAMSTYLQHNGLESIHMAELRTELNKLRPDTLLMDGIGKLDPEFGGGALYELQPTEDGKASAEATGTGQTGGKLVITTKSQSPTVRKPRNMQGEKPFSCTQCGKNFSTLGNLKTHQRIHTGERPYTCSQCGKSFGQAGNLKRHQLIHTGQKPYVCAHCPKGFTKADDLRSHQRLHTGERPFICVTCGKSFGQSKELKAHQLSHTGERPYCCQHCGKSFTKETSYRNHVQIHTGEKPFTCSQCGKTFSNSGVLKTHEKIHTGERPFGCTQCGKSFGRLGHLKAHQQIHTGERPYACPQCGKTFSQSGHLKAHEQIHKREQADTASSSSSSSSSSSSTVGSDSS, from the exons ATGACAGACTTAGAGAGCGAGTGTTTGAGTCTTGGTCTGCCCCCTGACTGCAgctcccctcccccacccctgGACCCCTCACTGCAAACAGATTGCGACCCCGGGGCCGGCGACTCTGCCCCAACGCCATCTctggctctcctctcctccgacTGCCCGACGCCCACACTCAACTCACTGGCGGCGGAAATCGCAGAGCCTCTAGTGATGCTGCCGTGTGTGAAGAGCGAGCCGGAGGACGGAGACCTGGAGCCCATCAGGACCGTGGACCTGTCGGAGATCCAGTCGCTGTCCACCGCAGAACTGGGCCAGGACCAGATCAAGATGGAGATCAGCGGCCTCGACTACATCAAGTCCGAGCATCACGGTCTCCACGGCAACCACCAACTGGGCCCGTTTCACCACAGCGACGTCACAGAGCTGGACTACAAGTCGCACTATGAGCCCAGCTCTGTGTTTGACTACATCTCCCAG GTGACGGACACTCTGGAGTACATTAAGTCGGACCACCATGTGGACCTGCAGTGTTACTACACCACAGAGCTGAGCTCCCTGAAATCGGAGTACCCAGAATCCAACGCCATGTCCACCTACCTGCAGCACAACGGCCTGGAGTCCATCCACATGGCTGAGCTCCGCACCGAGCTCAACAAGCTCCGCCCTGACACCCTGCTCATGGACGGCATTGGCAAACTGGACCCTGAGTTTGGAGGTGGGGCGCTGTACGAGCTACAGCCGACAGAGGACGGGAAGGCGTCTGCAGAGGCGACGGGGACCGGGCAGACGGGAGGGAAACTGGTCATCACAACCAAATCCCAGAGTCCAACGGTGCGAAAACCTCGTAACATGCAGGGGGAGAAGCCTTTCTCCTGCACACAATGTGGGAAGAACTTCAGCACGCTAGGAAACCTGAAAACCCACCAACGCATCCACACCGGGGAGCGCCCGTACACTTGCTCGCAGTGCGGCAAGAGCTTCGGCCAGGCGGGAAACCTCAAGCGACACCAGCTAATCCACACGGGCCAGAAGCCGTACGTATGCGCTCACTGCCCCAAAGGCTTCACCAAGGCTGACGACCTGCGGTCACACCAGCGGCTGCACACTGGCGAACGCCCGTTCATCTGCGTCACCTGCGGGAAGAGCTTTGGCCAGTCGAAGGAGCTGAAGGCTCACCAGCTGAGCCACACGGGCGAGAGGCCGTACTGCTGCCAACACTGCGGCAAGAGCTTCACCAAGGAGACTAGCTACCGCAACCACGTGCAGATCCACACAGGCGAGAAGCCCTTCACCTGCTCACAGTGCGGAAAGACTTTCAGCAACTCCGGCGTGTTAAAAACCCACGAGAAGATCCACACGGGAGAGCGGCCGTTCGGCTGCACGCAGTGCGGCAAGAGCTTCGGTCGCCTCGGCCACCTGAAGGCACACCAGCAGATCCACACGGGCGAGCGGCCGTACGCCTGCCCTCAGTGTGGGAAGACTTTCAGCCAGTCGGGTCATCTCAAAGCACACGAGCAGATCCACAAACGAGAACAAGCGGACacggccagcagcagcagcagcagcagcagcagcagcagcagcaccgtgGGCAGTGACAGTAGCTAA
- the LOC109646853 gene encoding zinc finger protein OZF isoform X2: protein MLPCVKSEPEDGDLEPIRTVDLSEIQSLSTAELGQDQIKMEISGLDYIKSEHHGLHGNHQLGPFHHSDVTELDYKSHYEPSSVFDYISQVTDTLEYIKSDHHVDLQCYYTTELSSLKSEYPESNAMSTYLQHNGLESIHMAELRTELNKLRPDTLLMDGIGKLDPEFGGGALYELQPTEDGKASAEATGTGQTGGKLVITTKSQSPTVRKPRNMQGEKPFSCTQCGKNFSTLGNLKTHQRIHTGERPYTCSQCGKSFGQAGNLKRHQLIHTGQKPYVCAHCPKGFTKADDLRSHQRLHTGERPFICVTCGKSFGQSKELKAHQLSHTGERPYCCQHCGKSFTKETSYRNHVQIHTGEKPFTCSQCGKTFSNSGVLKTHEKIHTGERPFGCTQCGKSFGRLGHLKAHQQIHTGERPYACPQCGKTFSQSGHLKAHEQIHKREQADTASSSSSSSSSSSSTVGSDSS, encoded by the exons ATGCTGCCGTGTGTGAAGAGCGAGCCGGAGGACGGAGACCTGGAGCCCATCAGGACCGTGGACCTGTCGGAGATCCAGTCGCTGTCCACCGCAGAACTGGGCCAGGACCAGATCAAGATGGAGATCAGCGGCCTCGACTACATCAAGTCCGAGCATCACGGTCTCCACGGCAACCACCAACTGGGCCCGTTTCACCACAGCGACGTCACAGAGCTGGACTACAAGTCGCACTATGAGCCCAGCTCTGTGTTTGACTACATCTCCCAG GTGACGGACACTCTGGAGTACATTAAGTCGGACCACCATGTGGACCTGCAGTGTTACTACACCACAGAGCTGAGCTCCCTGAAATCGGAGTACCCAGAATCCAACGCCATGTCCACCTACCTGCAGCACAACGGCCTGGAGTCCATCCACATGGCTGAGCTCCGCACCGAGCTCAACAAGCTCCGCCCTGACACCCTGCTCATGGACGGCATTGGCAAACTGGACCCTGAGTTTGGAGGTGGGGCGCTGTACGAGCTACAGCCGACAGAGGACGGGAAGGCGTCTGCAGAGGCGACGGGGACCGGGCAGACGGGAGGGAAACTGGTCATCACAACCAAATCCCAGAGTCCAACGGTGCGAAAACCTCGTAACATGCAGGGGGAGAAGCCTTTCTCCTGCACACAATGTGGGAAGAACTTCAGCACGCTAGGAAACCTGAAAACCCACCAACGCATCCACACCGGGGAGCGCCCGTACACTTGCTCGCAGTGCGGCAAGAGCTTCGGCCAGGCGGGAAACCTCAAGCGACACCAGCTAATCCACACGGGCCAGAAGCCGTACGTATGCGCTCACTGCCCCAAAGGCTTCACCAAGGCTGACGACCTGCGGTCACACCAGCGGCTGCACACTGGCGAACGCCCGTTCATCTGCGTCACCTGCGGGAAGAGCTTTGGCCAGTCGAAGGAGCTGAAGGCTCACCAGCTGAGCCACACGGGCGAGAGGCCGTACTGCTGCCAACACTGCGGCAAGAGCTTCACCAAGGAGACTAGCTACCGCAACCACGTGCAGATCCACACAGGCGAGAAGCCCTTCACCTGCTCACAGTGCGGAAAGACTTTCAGCAACTCCGGCGTGTTAAAAACCCACGAGAAGATCCACACGGGAGAGCGGCCGTTCGGCTGCACGCAGTGCGGCAAGAGCTTCGGTCGCCTCGGCCACCTGAAGGCACACCAGCAGATCCACACGGGCGAGCGGCCGTACGCCTGCCCTCAGTGTGGGAAGACTTTCAGCCAGTCGGGTCATCTCAAAGCACACGAGCAGATCCACAAACGAGAACAAGCGGACacggccagcagcagcagcagcagcagcagcagcagcagcagcaccgtgGGCAGTGACAGTAGCTAA